The Chitinophaga niabensis genomic interval ACCCGGTTTGCTGCAATAGCATGCAAAAAACAACTCCTCTTTATAACCAACTCCGATAATTCTACGGAAGATCTACCTTCTTCCTGTAAAAAATCCCAAAAACAACATGCCTCCATGCAAAAAAAACTCCTGCAACAAAATCAAATCTCCCTCTCTAAAACCCCCTTCATGAACCCCCTTATCAATATCTCCTCTTAAACACCTCAGAAAACAACAGCTCCCTGATAAACAGATTGTTTTAAGCCCCTCCCATCAATCTTTATACTTAACTTTGCACTCTCAAAATTTTCATAATGTTCCCTTCTTACGATGTTATTGTTGTCGGTGCCGGACATGCCGGATGTGAAGCTGCAGCCGCTGCAGCCAACATGGGCTCCCGTGTGTTGCTCGTAACCATGAATATGCAAACAATCGCCCAAATGAGTTGCAACCCTGCTATGGGTGGTATCGCAAAAGGACAAATTGTACGCGAAATAGATGCCCTCGGTGGATACTCAGGCATCGTCACAGACCAATCCATGATCCAGTTCAGGATGCTGAACCGGAGTAAAGGCCCCGCTATGTGGAGCCCAAGAACACAAAATGATCGCATGCTCTTTGCCGCAAAATGGAGAGAAGCGTTAGAAAATACCCCTAACGTAGACTTTTACCAGGATATGGTGAAAGGTTTACTCATTAAAAATGGCGTTTGCCATGGTGTAATAACCGGCCTCGGACATGAAATCCAGGCAAAATCTGTGGTCCTTACCAACGGCACTTTCCTGAATGGTGTCATACACATCGGCGATAAACAGTTCGGCGGCGGCAGAGTAGCAGAAAAAGCAGCCACGGGCATCACAGAACAACTGGTTTCCCTGGGCTTTGAAAGTGACCGTCTCAAAACAGGTACCCCTCCCCGTGTGGATGGCCGTAGCCTGGATTATTCCAAAATGGAAGAACAAAAAGGAGATGAAGAGATCGTAGGATTCTCTTACATGGATGTGGAAAAGATCAAACCTTCCCAACAAAGAAGCTGCTGGATCACCTATACAAGTGAACAGGTACATGATATCCTCCGCACTGGTTTCGACAGATCACCCATGTTCCAGGGAAGGATTCAGGGAACAGGACCAAGATATTGCCCAAGTATTGAAGATAAGATCAACCGTTTCGCAGAAAGAGAACGCCATCAATTGTTCGTAGAACCAGAAGGTTTTAATACTGTAGAGATCTATGTGAACGGATTTTCCACCTCTTTACCGGAAGAAGTTCAACTAAAAGCACTGCAATTAGTTCCCGGTTTTGAGAATGTAAGGATCTTCCGCCCCGGCTACGCGATCGAATACGATTTCTTCCCACCTACCCAATTGCAGTTTTCATTAGAAACAAAACAGGTATCCAACCTCTTTTTTGCCGGTCAGATCAATGGAACAACAGGGTATGAAGAAGCTGCCTGCCAGGGATTAATGGCCGGGATCAATGCTCATCAAAAAGCAAAAGAGCTCGAACCACTTGTACTGAAACGCAGCGAAGCCTACATAGGCGTATTAATTGATGACCTGATCAACAAGGGAACAGACGAACCTTACCGCATGTTTACCTCCCGGGCTGAGTTCAGAACACTACTCCGCCAGGATAATGCAGACCTCCGCCTCACAGAAAAGAGCTATAAATTAGGGCTCGCTACAGAAGAAAGGATGCAGAAAACCAGGGAAAAGCTCTCCGGAGTAGACCAGGTGAAAACCATTCTGAAAGAATTAGCACTTGAACCCGAGGAAATCAATACCTGGTTGCAGCAAAACGGATCTTCCCCGCTGAAGGAAAAACAAAGAGCGCACCAGATATTACTGCGCCCCGGGTTGGATATTATGTCTATGAAAGAGCAGATCGGAAAAGTTGGAAATGCGCTCACCGGATTCAGCAGGGAAGTTTTGGAACAGGTAGAAATCCAGGTGAAGTACGATACTTATATCGAAAAAGAAAATGAGCTGGTGAAAAGAATGAGCGAACTGGAAGATCTGATCATCCCCGATTCTTTCGATTACACCAAACTCGTTTCACTTTCTAACGAAGCACGGCAAAAATTCACCCGTATCAAACCGCGCACTTTAGGACAAGCCAGCCGGATCAGCGGAGTTAATCCAAGCGATGTACAAATTCTCATGGTTTTCATGGGCAGATAAAAAATCTATTTACAGCATAAACGAAAAAGCACTCCAACAGGGTGCTTTTTCTATTTTTAACATAACTAATTGAAAATCAATAAAATAAAAACATCCCCAAATTTCAACGATCTCCCCTTAGGTAATGTAGTAGTATCAAAATCGCCCCAAAATCAATAAAAGGCTTAAAAAATGGCTTTTTGAAGAAAGGGGTAAAAATGGCTTTTACGAAGGTGAAAAAAAAGTAATTTTTCCACATCAAAGGCAACTCCTGTGAATTGAAACACGTAAAAGATGTGAAGCAAAGAACAACATCTAAACCTTTTAAAAAAGATTCGGTAACTTATGAAGAGAGGAGGATTTTCGATAAAGGAGATTTTCCAGGGTAAGTTAAGATAGCAACAAAAAACAGTGCAGGACATAGCAGATATCATCGAAGGTTGCTGCCAATGGAAACGTAGCAGCCAGGAGGCACTTTACCGGCAATTCTTTGGATATGCCATGGCTATCTGTTTGCGTTATGCATCTAACAAGGACGAGGCGATTGAAATTCTAAACGATGGGTTCCTGAAAATTTTTAACCATATACAATCTTACGATACATCCCGACCTTTCAAAAGCTGGCTCAGTAAGATCATGGCCAATACGGCAATTGATCATTTACGCAGCAAAAAGAAAATATCATTCTCTGAAGATATTACACAAGCCTATGATCTCGGGGTGTCTGATGATAAAGCACTGGACAAACTTGCCTATGAAGAATTACTCCAACTGGTGCAGGACTTACCTCCCGCTTATAAGACCGTTTTTAACCTATACGTTATGGAAGGATTTCAACACCAGGAGATTGCAGACCTGTTGGGTATCTCCGAAGGTACCTCCAAGTCTAATTTGTTCAAGGCAAAAAGAATATTGAAAACGAAAATTGAAGAATTAACGTCTCAAAATAATGACGCCGGCAAGATCGGCGCAACAATGCAAAAATGAGTGAACAATTTGAAAATAGCATTCGTAAAAAACTGGAGGAGGTAGATATCCCCTTCGATCCCGCCGCATGGGATGATATGAAAAAGCGGCTGGACGATTCGGATAAGCGCCGACCCGTTTTTTGGTGGTGGACTTCCGGGCTCCTCCTGCTCCTGCTCCTTGGTGGAGGCGGCTGGTGGTGGTATGCCCAACAAGGCCAATCCACCGCGGTGCAAAATGTGCCGGTTGAAAATATCGCAGGGGGAAATAATGTGAATACGCCGGCAATTACCGGAACTGATAACGTAACAACACCGTTATCAGAAAAATTGAACAAGGCCAACAAACCAACACTTTCAGAAAAAACACCTAACACATCACCAACAGAAAAAACATCCAACACATCACTATCGGAAAAAATAACCACACCCAATAATAAAACAACGCGTCCATCAAAAGAGCCAATACAAACATCCACCAACGAAGTAATAATAATCAAAGAACCAACAACCACATCAGAAGGATCAACCCCGCTGTTGCCTTACGAGATTCAACCAATACCATTTAACCAACTGAAAAAAATTTCCATACCGGCTAATGTGAATAACTCCCCGGTAATTAACATACCCACAGACACTACCGCTAATAGCTATACGAAAAAACCTAAAAAGAAGAAAACCGGATTCGATGGCGGAATTACCCTCGGCCCGGATTTTAATATTGCCCCATCTTTCACAAGGGGAAAACCCGGTTTCAATGGCGGATTATTTTTACGCTATCATGTGAATAACCGTCTCAGCCTGAGTGTAGCCGCCATCTACGCTAAAAAAGTATACGGCGCCACACCCAAAGATTATAAATTCTCCTACCCCACCAACTATGTAAAGATCGATGCGGATTGTAATGTGCTCGATGTTCCATTGAACGTGAACTATACATTCCTCGATCGTCCGAAGAGCAGTTGGAGTGCCATGGCCGGAGCATCTTCTTATTTCATGCTAAAGGAAAAGTATGATTATTACTGGGCTAACAATAACAAACGCACCCGCGAATTCAGCAATCAAAACCAACATTATTTTTCCGTACTCAACCTCGGGGTTACGTACGAAAGAAAAACATCGGGCAGATTGAAATGGGGATTACAGCCTTATGTGAAAGTTCCGCTGAACGGGGTGGGAGAAGGAAAAGTGAAACTCAGCTCTGCAGGCGTATCCCTGCAATTGAGCTTAGGGAAAAAAGATTAAGAAGATCTTTTCTCTCGGGCCTTTTTATATAAACGTATCGCAAGAAGCAGCACACCGGTGAAAGCAACCAGCCCAATCAGTGCCCATGCCATGCTCAGCAAGCTTTTCAATACAACAAGAAAAACGATGGCCACTAAAAAAATAGTGGCTACTTCGTTCCAGATCCTTAACTGTGTAGAAGTATAACGGAACTGATCTTTCATCAATCCTTTGAAAATGCCGTGGAGTATAAAGTGATAGCTATAGAGCCCTAACACAAAAACAAGCTTTACCCACAACCAACCGGGAATATCTCCCAGCAATATAACCATCCAGGGCCCGAAGATCAGCGTTAGCACAGCAGAGGGCCAGGTGATCCCATACCACAATCGCTTCATCATAATTTTAAATTGTTCCTGTAAAATACTGCGGCGGGGTTCTTCAGCAGATTGTGCTTCCGTGTGATAAACAAATAATCGCACGATGTAAAAAAGCCCGGCGAACCAGGTAACAATAAAAATGATATGAAGCGCTTTGATGTATAAATACATATCCTGCTAAATTAAGGAAGATTGCTGTATTTACGGGAAAGATGCCGGTGTAATAAAATGTGCATCACCACTCCCACGCATAAATTCGCAATACACCAGAACGTCATCCATTGATTCTCCAGGTAAAAACCCGCACCAAAGAACCAACAGGTAAAATACACGTGGAACCAGCCCGGCACTAACCAGGTTACCAAAGGTAAGCGAGATACACTTCCCCCAATCCGCTTTCTACATCCAATAACAGCCATTACAGAAAACACCACCAGCAAGGCCACAAACCGATGCATACTTGTTACACCAAAAGTTTTCAACCAATCGGCCAGAGGGAATAATGAAATATACAAGGCTACCTGTGAAATGAGGATAGACAATAATGGGATTGAAATACGCCAGGCGGTGAACTTCGTCCAGCGGCTTTTTTCCAGTAATCGTGCAAACACGGAATAATAGAATACCACCAGTAACCAGCCATAAAAATTTCCATAAGGGATCCCAAACCACTGGCCTGTTAAAGAATCTGCAACGGTAGTACGGCCTTCCCAATCCCAATGCCACATATGTAAACGGTAGGCCACCACATCCATACTCAGATCAATATTGATAGCCAGCAAAGTATCAATAGCAGCAGCAGCCCAAAGCGGAATCCCCAAAGCATCTGTAATTAACCTTGCGGTATACATGATCACGGCCCAACCCATACCAATGCATAAAGGAATATCGTTGGGAGCAGATCCGAACATTACCATAAACTTACCATATACATAAGCTCCGCTGCTGGATACATTCACATACTCCAGTAATAGTCCAAACCCTAACCCGCCCAGCAGGTAAGCCATACTGCCCGGCCCTTTTTTCCAGGCATGCCGGCAACATAACAGGAACAGGATGTACATACAGATCTCTGTAAGCGGATAACAAAATCCTGGAGGATAACCATAGGGCATTCCACGAAAAGGAAGCATAGTGATGTTGTTTATAATTGTTCTTTATCCATGTAGGAATCCTTCCGGCTGTCTTTTGCAGTGATATATACCAACAGCGACACGAAGATGCATCCCGTTACATACCAGTAGTACCAAGGCTCATGCCCGATGTTCTTAAAATAAAGTGCAAGATATTCTGCTGTTCCTCCAAAGATGGCTACCGTTAACGCATATGGCAAACCAACACCCAAAGCCCTGACTTCCGCAGGAAACAATTCTGCTTTTACCACAGCATTGATAGAAGTATAACCACTTACAATTAATAATGCCATTAGTATGAGGAAGAAAGCACTCCATGCGGAAGTTGTTTCACTCACTGCTGTAAGGATCGGAACCGTTAACAATGTACCTAACACGCCAAACCCCACCAGTAAAGGTTTGCGGCCTACTTTATCAGAGAGCCATCCAAATGCAGGTTGTAAACAGGCATAGATCAGCATCAGGGAAAAAGAAATGATGGTGGAATGTTCCTTGGATAACTTCACGGTATTCACCAGGAACTTTTGCATGTAAGTGGTGTAAGTATAAAACGCAATGGTTCCTCCCAAAGTAAGTCCCACCACTGTTAACACGGCCTGTGGATGCTTCTTTAATAACACCATCACAGAACCACGTTCTTTCTTTTTATCATGCAGATCTACAGACTCATGCATATTGCGGCGAAGGTATAAAGCCACCAGCGCCAGAAGTGCGCCGATCACAAAAGGGATGCGCCATCCCCATTCACTTAATTGAGCCGGCGTGAGAAAAACTTTCTGCAGCAATAACTGAATACCCAATGCGAATAACTGGCCGCCGATTAAGGTCACATACTGAAAGCTGGAAAAAAATCCTCTTCTGTCTGAGAAAGCCACTTCACTCAGGTAAGTTGCAGAAGTACCATATTCACCTCCCACGCTCAATCCCTGTAAAAGCCTTGCCAGCAATAAAAGTATGGGCGCGGCAATACCAATGGATGTATAAGATGGCGTGAAGGCAATCATCATAGAACCGAAAGACATCAGCAACACGGATAATGTCATCGATGCTTTCCTCCCCTGCTTATCCGCAATACTTCCAAATAACCAACCACCAATCGGCCGCATGAGAAAGCCCACGGCAAAGATGGCAGCAGTATTCAATAACTGTACAGTAGAATTACCCTCCGGGAAAAATACAGGCGCAAAGTAAATGGCGAAGGCTGCATAAGCATACCAGTCGTACCACTCAACCAGGTTGCCAATAGAGCCGGTAAAAATTGCCTTCAATCGCCAGGCTGTGGAAGCATTCCGGGGAAGCTGGTTTGTGGACATATATCAAAAATAATTGTTAAATAGTATTTAGCAAAATATCCCGAAATT includes:
- the mnmG gene encoding tRNA uridine-5-carboxymethylaminomethyl(34) synthesis enzyme MnmG; amino-acid sequence: MFPSYDVIVVGAGHAGCEAAAAAANMGSRVLLVTMNMQTIAQMSCNPAMGGIAKGQIVREIDALGGYSGIVTDQSMIQFRMLNRSKGPAMWSPRTQNDRMLFAAKWREALENTPNVDFYQDMVKGLLIKNGVCHGVITGLGHEIQAKSVVLTNGTFLNGVIHIGDKQFGGGRVAEKAATGITEQLVSLGFESDRLKTGTPPRVDGRSLDYSKMEEQKGDEEIVGFSYMDVEKIKPSQQRSCWITYTSEQVHDILRTGFDRSPMFQGRIQGTGPRYCPSIEDKINRFAERERHQLFVEPEGFNTVEIYVNGFSTSLPEEVQLKALQLVPGFENVRIFRPGYAIEYDFFPPTQLQFSLETKQVSNLFFAGQINGTTGYEEAACQGLMAGINAHQKAKELEPLVLKRSEAYIGVLIDDLINKGTDEPYRMFTSRAEFRTLLRQDNADLRLTEKSYKLGLATEERMQKTREKLSGVDQVKTILKELALEPEEINTWLQQNGSSPLKEKQRAHQILLRPGLDIMSMKEQIGKVGNALTGFSREVLEQVEIQVKYDTYIEKENELVKRMSELEDLIIPDSFDYTKLVSLSNEARQKFTRIKPRTLGQASRISGVNPSDVQILMVFMGR
- a CDS encoding carotenoid biosynthesis protein — translated: MLPFRGMPYGYPPGFCYPLTEICMYILFLLCCRHAWKKGPGSMAYLLGGLGFGLLLEYVNVSSSGAYVYGKFMVMFGSAPNDIPLCIGMGWAVIMYTARLITDALGIPLWAAAAIDTLLAINIDLSMDVVAYRLHMWHWDWEGRTTVADSLTGQWFGIPYGNFYGWLLVVFYYSVFARLLEKSRWTKFTAWRISIPLLSILISQVALYISLFPLADWLKTFGVTSMHRFVALLVVFSVMAVIGCRKRIGGSVSRLPLVTWLVPGWFHVYFTCWFFGAGFYLENQWMTFWCIANLCVGVVMHILLHRHLSRKYSNLP
- a CDS encoding outer membrane beta-barrel protein, which codes for MSEQFENSIRKKLEEVDIPFDPAAWDDMKKRLDDSDKRRPVFWWWTSGLLLLLLLGGGGWWWYAQQGQSTAVQNVPVENIAGGNNVNTPAITGTDNVTTPLSEKLNKANKPTLSEKTPNTSPTEKTSNTSLSEKITTPNNKTTRPSKEPIQTSTNEVIIIKEPTTTSEGSTPLLPYEIQPIPFNQLKKISIPANVNNSPVINIPTDTTANSYTKKPKKKKTGFDGGITLGPDFNIAPSFTRGKPGFNGGLFLRYHVNNRLSLSVAAIYAKKVYGATPKDYKFSYPTNYVKIDADCNVLDVPLNVNYTFLDRPKSSWSAMAGASSYFMLKEKYDYYWANNNKRTREFSNQNQHYFSVLNLGVTYERKTSGRLKWGLQPYVKVPLNGVGEGKVKLSSAGVSLQLSLGKKD
- a CDS encoding RNA polymerase sigma factor → MQDIADIIEGCCQWKRSSQEALYRQFFGYAMAICLRYASNKDEAIEILNDGFLKIFNHIQSYDTSRPFKSWLSKIMANTAIDHLRSKKKISFSEDITQAYDLGVSDDKALDKLAYEELLQLVQDLPPAYKTVFNLYVMEGFQHQEIADLLGISEGTSKSNLFKAKRILKTKIEELTSQNNDAGKIGATMQK
- a CDS encoding MFS transporter — encoded protein: MSTNQLPRNASTAWRLKAIFTGSIGNLVEWYDWYAYAAFAIYFAPVFFPEGNSTVQLLNTAAIFAVGFLMRPIGGWLFGSIADKQGRKASMTLSVLLMSFGSMMIAFTPSYTSIGIAAPILLLLARLLQGLSVGGEYGTSATYLSEVAFSDRRGFFSSFQYVTLIGGQLFALGIQLLLQKVFLTPAQLSEWGWRIPFVIGALLALVALYLRRNMHESVDLHDKKKERGSVMVLLKKHPQAVLTVVGLTLGGTIAFYTYTTYMQKFLVNTVKLSKEHSTIISFSLMLIYACLQPAFGWLSDKVGRKPLLVGFGVLGTLLTVPILTAVSETTSAWSAFFLILMALLIVSGYTSINAVVKAELFPAEVRALGVGLPYALTVAIFGGTAEYLALYFKNIGHEPWYYWYVTGCIFVSLLVYITAKDSRKDSYMDKEQL
- a CDS encoding CopD family protein, which translates into the protein MYLYIKALHIIFIVTWFAGLFYIVRLFVYHTEAQSAEEPRRSILQEQFKIMMKRLWYGITWPSAVLTLIFGPWMVILLGDIPGWLWVKLVFVLGLYSYHFILHGIFKGLMKDQFRYTSTQLRIWNEVATIFLVAIVFLVVLKSLLSMAWALIGLVAFTGVLLLAIRLYKKAREKRSS